The genomic stretch CGAGTCATATCGGACTATCCAGACAGCAAATGGATAGATAGAGCTAAAGAGCGGAAAAAATATTTGATAGATAATTATCTATAGTAGTTATTAACGAAAATTTCTCATAGAACAGATATAGCAACAGGGTTGATGGTTTATAGTTTATAGTTTCATAGACTATCAACTATCAACTATCAACCATAGACTATCAACAATACTAATGTGAACTTTTGATTAATACTTACTATATAAGCGTTCCTGTGTCCGCTTTCAGCCGTCAGTATTTAGATACAGGATGATATACATCTTGTATCTTGCATCTCCTGACTGCTGATACCTGATGGCTGAACGCTTACACAAAACTAATCATGTCCCACAATTTTTACTGGACACCGTGAAGAGTGATAATTCACAATTCACAATTGACAATTCACCATTCACCATTTTAAGGAGATTTAGGGAAGAAATTGTGAATGGTGAATTGTGAATGAATGTAACATTGTCCACTAAAACTTATGGGTAAAGATAAGTACAGAAGCCTCTCGGATAAAAATAGGAAGTAAGAAATGGGAAATAGGAAGTAAATAAAACAAAATTCCTACTCTCTACTCTCTACTTAAAAAGTGGGGGGTGAAGGAAAAATTTGCGGTGTGCGAAGGCTAATAAAATTACCGCTTAATTTTATCCGAGAGCGTTCTTACACAAAAAGGGGGTATTAAAATGAAGAAAAAAACAGGTGCACAAGAACATACTATTATTATCAGCACAATATTAGGCAGTATCCTCGTGTTTGTGCTGGGGTTCTTTTTGGGACGAGCCTGGGTATTGATGCCACAGGAGAAAATGACTAAAGTTAAAAAAACTACTCCTGTGGTCAGTGAGCAAAAAGAGGAAGAATTTGAAGATACCTTATCCCAACTTCGAGAACAAAAAAGAATGATTGAAGAATTGGAAAAACAAGAAACCCAAAAAATTGAAGAGGGAAAACGAAAAAAGGAATCGGAATTGAGGTTAGCTCAATTAAGAGAAAAAAAGAAACAAGAACAACAAGAAAAGGAGTTAGCTAAAAAGGGAGAGAAAGAAAAACTGCTTGCGGACCAAAAAGAAAAAGAAAGATTAGCCAAACTTGCCCAGGAAAAAGAATTAGCTATGAAAGAAGAAGAAGAACAAAAACGCAGATT from bacterium encodes the following:
- a CDS encoding SPOR domain-containing protein is translated as MKKKTGAQEHTIIISTILGSILVFVLGFFLGRAWVLMPQEKMTKVKKTTPVVSEQKEEEFEDTLSQLREQKRMIEELEKQETQKIEEGKRKKESELRLAQLREKKKQEQQEKELAKKGEKEKLLADQKEKERLAKLAQEKELAMKEEEEQKRRLQKELKRKQEVEKKALEAKQKAIKEQKPQPPVEEKETPSSPSQEEFTIQLQSSQNRERVEELLTELRNRGYLAYAIQVDLKEKGIWYRIRLGKYNSREEALNEAEKLKNKGVISNYLITKR